Proteins encoded together in one Acetonema longum DSM 6540 window:
- a CDS encoding IS66 family transposase, translated as SGFGRAVHYTLEQWPYLERYLWDGNLEISNNRAERSIKPFVIDRKNFLFANTPRGAKASAIVFSIIETAKENGLHPYKYLTYIFKNAP; from the coding sequence AGCGGCTTTGGCCGGGCCGTCCACTACACCTTGGAGCAATGGCCGTATCTGGAGCGCTATCTGTGGGACGGGAACTTAGAAATCAGCAACAACCGGGCGGAACGCAGCATCAAACCCTTTGTCATTGACCGCAAGAACTTTCTGTTCGCCAATACGCCCCGCGGCGCCAAGGCCAGCGCCATTGTCTTCAGCATCATCGAAACCGCCAAAGAAAACGGCTTACATCCTTACAAGTATTTGACCTATATTTTCAAGAATGCACCC